The Prosthecodimorpha staleyi region CGACGTGCAGCCGCCGATCGACCACCGCCTGAAGGGCCGGTCGAGCTGGCTCGCCGTGGCGCAGGAGAAGTCCGGCACGGGAGGGGCGGCATGAACCCGCGCCTGCATCCGGAGGATTTCGGCGAGAATCCGTGGGATCCGCTGCCCGCGCTGCCGGGCCACACCTCGCGCGGCCGTCTGGAGCGGGTGCTCCGGCGCGGCGAGTTCGCCGTCACCGCCGAGCTCAATCCGCCCGATTCGGCGCTCGCCGAGGATGTCTACAAGCGCGCGGCCGTGTTCGAGGGCTGGGTCGACGCGATCAACGCCACCGACGGCTCGGGCGCCAACTGCCACATGTCGTCGATCGCCATCTGTGCGCTGCTGACCCGGATCGGCTTCTCGCCGGTCTTACAGATCTCCTGCCGCGATACCAACCGGATCGGCATCCAGGGCAACGTGCTCGGCGCCTCCGCGCTCGGCGTCAACAACGTGCTGTGCCTGACCGGCGACGGCGTCCAGTCGGGCGACCACCCGGAGGCCAAGCCGGTCTTCGACCTGGATTCGACCTCGCTGCTCGCCACCATCCGGCGCATGCGCGACGAGGCGAAGTTCCTGTCGGGCCGCAAGATCACCACGCCGCCGCCGGTCTTCATGGGCGCGGCCGAGAACCCCTTCGCGCCGCCCTACGATTTCCGTCCGCTGCGGCTGGCCAAGAAGGTGCGGGCCGGCGCCCAGTTCATCCAGACGCAATATTGCTTCGACGTGCCGCTGCTGGAACGCTTCATGGCGCGGGTGCGCGACATGGAACTGGAGAAGCACTGCTTCATCCTGGTCGGCGTCGGCCCGCTCGCCTCGGCCAAGACGGCGCGCTGGATGCGCTCCAACGTCGCCGGCGTGCATATCCCGGACGCGATCATCGAGCGCCTTGAGAAGGCCAAGGACCAGAAGGCCGAGGGCAAGCGCATCTGCGTCGAGATCATCCAGCAGGTGCGCGAGATCGCCGGCGTCGCCGGGGTCCATGTCATGGCCTACCGGCAGGAGGAATATGTCGCCGAGATGGTCCACGAATCCGGCGTCCTCAAGGGCCGCCAGCCCTGGCGCCGCGACCTGACCCGCCCCGGCTTCGACCTCGACCAGCGCCTGACCGAAAACCTGGCGCGGGCCGGGGAGGGATAGCCGGCCGGCGGCGATCCGTGTCCAGGAAGGGAAAATTTACCGTTCCGGCCGAGGATTGCGACAGGACGAGGCCGGGGGGCACCCGTCCGGTGCCTCCTCAGTCGGTGAGTCTCATGGCCGGTGCGTTCAACGGTCCGTCGCATCCTTCTGCGTCGGAAAAGGCTGCCCCCGAATGGCCCGTCGGGCGCGTCTGGTTTTGCTTCCTCGACGAGGATGTCGATGACGCCAACCTGCCCTTCGACGCCCCGCCGCCGCGGCTGCGGCGCATGACCGAGGGGCCGCTGCCGCGCCGGGTCTGATACCGACGGTCATGGAATGAACGTCGGTATTCGATACGCGAATTTCTCATGCCTCTGACGCATATGAGAAATTCACGTTGCTTCAACGGCCCGATGCGTCAGCATCGTGGGCCGTTGGCATGACCCCGCGCCGCTCCGTTCAATCCGCCCGATCCTGAAGGAATGCGTCCAGTTCAGCCCGCGTCGGAGCACCGGCACGGCCGCCGAAGCGTCGGCATTTGAGGGCGGCCGCCACGGCGGCGAAGCCGAGCGCCTCCGCCTCCGCCCGTTCCTCTGCCAATGCGAGCGCGAAGGCGCCGTGGAACACGTCGCCGGCGCCGAGCGTATCGACGGCAGCGATCGCCGGTGCGGCGAGATGCCGGATGGTGCCCGCACGGTCCAGCCAGACGACCCCGCGCGCGCCGAGCGTCACCGCCAGGAAGGCGTCCGTGGTCCGCGCCGCTGCCCTCAGACCGTCCGCCGGGTCGCGCTGGCCGGTCGTCGCTGCGAGGCAGGCCGCCGACAGGATCGCATGGCTGGGCCAGGCCAGCGCGGCCGGCGGCAGCCCGTCGGCGCGGTCGCCATCGAGCACGGCGGGGCGGCCGCGGCGCCGCGCGGCGGCGAGAAGCGGCTCGACGAAATCGAGGAAGCGGTCGTCCGCCAGGACCGCGTCGGACCCGGCGGCGAGACCGTCCGGATCGAGGATCGGCGGCGGCGGCCCGCCCGGCGTCCGCCAGGACAGCACGGTGCGCTCGCCGTCGGGCTCGACGATGGCCGTGGTCACCGGCGAATGGCCGCCGGCGATCACCACGGCCGCGAGATCGATCCCCTCGGCGGCGAGATCGCGCGCGATCATGGCGCCGACCATGTCGTCGCCGAGCGGGCAGACCAGCCGTACGGCGGCCCCCAGGCGCTGCGCGGCGACCGCCGCATTGGCCGCGCTGCCGCCGCCGACCGAGGCGAAATCCGCCGCGATCGTCTTGCTGCCGCGCGCCGGGAAGGCGTCGACGCGATAGATCAGGTCATGTCCGGCGGCCCCCGCCACGGCGAGGCGAGGGCGTCGATCGGCAGCGGGCGGCGCGGTCATGGTCCCAGTCTGGCGGTTCGATCGAGACGGATGGTTCTCGTCCGTCTCGTGAATCTGCACCACGAACTTGTTGATTGCGTGGTCCATTCGATCCGACATTTGCGGGACGCAAGTGTCGGGATTTGACCACCAGGGGCCTTCGGGTGGCATGGCCGCGCCCGCCACGCCGGCCGCGCCCGCCGGCTCCCGGCAGGCGTCTCGCGGCCGGGCAGGAGGTGGCGTCCCGATCGGCGGCGTGCCGCCCGCATCGGCGCCCGGACCGGCGGGCTGCTCTCCGTCGGTGACGCCGGGCGGCCCGTCACGGCTGCGGCGCGGTCGTGCGCGACTGTTTCAACATCTGGCGATATTCGTCGCGCTTGTCGTGGATCGATGCGATCACCGGTCCCATCGGAACGCCGAGGCCGACCAGGGCGGCCTCGGACAGTTGCAGGCTGGCTTCGATGGTCTCCGGCACCGCGTTTGTGACGCCCATCGCGTAGAGCTTGGTGGCATGGGTGGCGTCGCGGGCGCGGGCGACGATCACGGCGTCCGGGCGCAGGGTCCGGATGACCGTGACGATGTCGTCGACGAGTGTCGGCGAATTCACGGTCACCACGACGGCGCGGGCGCTGTCGAGGCCGCAGGCGCGCAGGAAATCGGGCTTGGTGATGTCGCCGAAATAGACCGGCTTGCCCTTGCGGCGCGCCAGCGTGACGGTGGTCGGATCGCGGTCGATGGCGATATAGGGCTGCCGGTGCCGCTCCAGCATGGTGCCGACCAGCGCGCCGACGCGGCCGTGGCCGACCACGATGGTGCGCCCGCCGGCCTCCTCGGGCGGGGCGACCAGGGTTTCCGGATCGGCCGGCAGGGCCTGCTCCAGGCGGCGGCCGAGACGGCGGCCGAGCGATGCCATGGCGGGCAGGGCCGCCATCGTGATCGCCACCACGGTCGGGGCGATCGAGCCGGCGACGCGGTCGACGATGCCGGTGGTCACGGCGAGACCGATGACGATGAAGGCGAACTCGCCGCCGGCGCCGATCAGCGCCCCGGTCTCGATCGCGGCCGGCCATGCGACGCCGAAGCCGCGCGCCAGGAGCGTGCAGATCAGCATTTTGGCGGCGACCAGCGCGACGGCGAGGCCGACAATGAGGATCGGATCGGCGATCAGGCGGCCGAAGTCGATCGACATGCCGACCGAGAAGAAGAAGACGCCGAGGAGCAGTCCCTTGAACGGCTCGATGGTATGCTCGACGGCCCGGCGATACTCGGTCTCGGCGATCAGCAGCCCGGCCACGAAGGCGCCGAGCGCCATGGAGAGACCCGCCGCCGCGCTGGCCACGCCGGTGCCGACCACGACCAGCAGCGTCGTGGCGATGAACAGCTCGTTGTCGCGCGTCTCGGCCACGAAGCGGAACAGCGGCGACAGGACCAGCTTGCCCAGGCCGACGATCAGCGCGATGGCGACCGCCGCCTGCAGGAGCGCCCAGCCGAGCCCGGCAACCAGCGAGCCGTCCTGCCCGGCGCCGAGCGTCTCGACCAGGAACAGGATCGGCACCACGGCGAGATCCTGCAAGAGCAGGATCGCGAAGGTGACGCGGCCGGTGGTCGAGGTCAGGCGCTTGCGCGTCGCCAGGAGTTCGACCACGATCGCCGTCGAGGACAGCGCCAGCGAGGCGCCGATCAGGATGGCAGCGTCCGGCTTCAGCCCGAACAAGCCCGCCAGGCCGGCCAGCACCGCGCCGCTGATCAGGACCTGCAGCAGGCCGAGCCCGAAGACGTAGCGCCGCATGGTGGCCAGGCGCCCGAACGACAGTTCCAGGCCGATGAAGAACAACAGGAAGACGATGCCGAGTTCGGCAATGCCGGCGATCTCGTCGGTCTTCTGGATCGTCACCCATTCGAGATAGGGGACGCGGGCGTGAAACTGCCCGAGGCCGTTCGGGCCGAGGACCGCGCCGGCCGCAAGATAGCCGAGAATGGGGCTGACCTTCAGGCGGTGGACGATCGGCACGACCACGCCCGCCGTGCCGAGCACCAGCAGGGCGTCCTTGAAATGCGTGAGATCCACCTGTCCCGCCATCCGATTCTCCAAGCCGCCCGGTGTCGAGTTTCGCAGGTCGGCCGGCCGGATTGAAAGGGCGCAGGTCCGGTTGCAATCGATTTGAAAGCCGCCGTCGGCGCGATCGGCCCGGTCATGCACGGATAGCATCGACGCGGGGTCTTCCGGATGGCGCCATCGGGCCGGGGCGGCGATGGTGAGTGGCTTGTCAGCCGGGTGTCATGAATGCCGATCGAAGACGTCGCCACCGCTCCCCCCTGGCATCGGCTGCCCCCCGCCGAAGCCGCCCTGCGCCTCGATGCCGACGCGGATCGCGGGCTTGATGAGGTGGAGGCCGAAGCCCGGCTCGCCCGCTTCGGCGCCAACCGGCTGAAGCCGGCCGCAGGCCGGACGCTGGCGGCCCGCATCGCCGGCCAGTTCCGCGACGTGCTGGTGCTGGTTCTGGTCGCCGCGGCGGCGGTGTCCTTCGCCATCGGGGAGGCGCTCGACGCCGGCGTGATCATGGCCGTGGTGGTCGCCAATGCGGCGATCGGGCTGGTCCAGGAGGGACGGGCGGAGCGGGCGCTGGCGGCGATCGGGCACATGCTGTCGGCCGAGGCGCGGGTGGTGCGCGACGGGCGCGAGCGGATCGTGGCGGCCGAGACGCTGGTGCCGGGCGACCTCGTCGCCGTGGAGGCCGGCGACCGCATCCCGGCCGACCTGCGCCTCGTCGAGACGGTTCGCTTCTCCACCGAGGAGGCGGCGCTGACCGGCGAATCCGCCCCCGTCGCCAAGGACATCGCCCCGGCCGCGGAGGGAGCGATCGTGTCGGACCGGCATTCGATGGCCCATGCCGGCACCTTCGCTGTGACCGGCCGGGCACGCGGGCTGGTCGTCGCCACCGGTTCGGCGACGGAGATCGGCCGCATCAGCCGGATGATCGAGACGGTCGAAGCGCTCGACACGCCGCTGTTCCGCAAGCTCCTGGTCTTCGGCCGCTGGCTGACCGCGATCGTGCTGGCGGCGACCGCGCTGCTGTTCCTGGTCGGCTGGCTCGGCGGCACCATGCCGCCGGCCGAGATGTTCATGGCCGCGGTCGGGCTCGCCGTGGCGGCGATCCCGGAGGGCCTGCCGGCGATCGTCACGGTCGGGCTTGCGATCGGGGTCGAGCGCATGGCGGCGCGCGGGGCGATCATCCGGCGCATGCCGGCGATCGAAGCGCTCGGCGCCGTGACGGTGATCGCCACGGACAAGACCGGCACGCTGACCGTCAACGAGATGACCACCGAGCGGATCGTCACCGCTTCCGACCGGATCGCCATCGGCGGCATCGGCTATGCGCCGGTCGGTGAACTGACGGCCGAACGCGGCGACAGCGACAGCCAGGAGGTGGCCGCACTGATCCGTGCGGCGGCCTTGTGCAACGACGCGAGCCTGGACGAGAGCGACGGCCGCTATGCGGCGCTCGGCGATCCGGTCGATGCCGCGCTCATCACGCTGGCGCTGAAGAGCGGGCTCGATCCGGAGGCGCTGCGCCGCGACCATCGGCGCGAGGATCAGGTGCCCTTCGATCCGGCGGCACGGATCATGATCGTGGCGCTGCGCGAGCCGTCGGGCATGCGCCGGGTGACCGTCAAGGGCGCACCCGAGCGGCTGCTGGCATTGGCCGACCGCGAGCGGGTCGGCGGCGCCGACCGCCCGATCCGCCGCGAGGCTTGGTTCGATGCGCTCGACGACATGGCCGCCAAGGGGCTGCGCATTCTCGCCCTCGCCGAGCGGATCGACGGCGGACCTGAGCCCGGCGAGACGGACCTGGGTCTCGAACGCGGCGGCTTCGTGTTTCTGGGTCTCGCGGGCATGCGCGATCCGGAACGGGCGGAGAGCGCGGCGGCCGTGGCGGCGGCGCGGCGTGCCGGCATCCGGGTGGTGATGATCACCGGCGACCATGCCGCGACCGCCCGCGCGGTGGCGCTGCGGGTCGGGCTGCCGGCCGACGCGAAGGTGATCGAGGGCACCACGCTCGACGGGCTCGGGCGGGAGGATTTCGCCCGGGCGGCGGCGGGCGCCGATGTGGTCGCGCGGGCGACGCCGGAGGTCAAGCTGCGTCTGGTCGAGGCCCTGCAGGCGCAGGGCGAGGTGGTCGCCATGACCGGCGACGGCGTCAACGACGCGCCCGCGCTGAAGCGGGCCGATGTCGGCATCGCGATGGGCGCCAAGGGCACCGAAGTCGCCCGGCAGGCGGCCGCCATGGTGATCACCGACGACGACTTCTCGACCATCGTCGGCGCGGTACGGGCCGGGCGCGTGGTTACCGACAATCTGATCAAGTCGATCCTCTACATCCTGCCGACCAACGGTGCCGAGGCGATCGGGCTGATCGCCGCCGTGCTGGTCGGCTTCGACCTGCCGATGACCGCCCTGCAACTGCTCTGGATCAATCTCGTCACCGAGAGCCTGCTGTCGCTGGCGCTGGCCTTCGATCCGGCCGAGCCGAACGTGATGCGCCGGCCGCCGCGCGACCCGAAGGCCCCGCTGGTCACGCCGCTGCTGCTCTGGCGCATCCTGTTCGTCTCGGCCCTGATGGGCGCGGCCTCGACGGGGCTCTTTCTCTGGGAACGGGCGCAGGGCGCCGATCTGGCGGTCGCCCGCACGGTCGCGGTCAACGCACTGGTCGCCGCCGAGATCGCCTACCTGTTCAATGCCCGTCATCCGGCCGGCTCGTCGCTGCATGCCGAGGCCTTCCTGGGCAACCGCCTCGCGCTTCTGGGGGCGGCGGTGCTGATCGGCGTGCAGGTCGCCTTCACGGTCTGGCCGCCCCTGCAGGCCCTGTTCGGGACGGCGGCGCTGGACGGACGCCAGATGCTGACGATCGCGGCGGTGGCGGTCGCGGTGTTCTTCGTCGCCGAAGCCGAAAAGGCGGTGCTGCGCCGGCTGATGCCATTTGGCGGTTGACCCGGACCGGCGGTTCGGGGGAGAAGGACGCCGCCAGTCGGCCGGGCGGCCGCTCTTCCCCTCGCGGGGAAGGGAGGAAAGTCCGGGCTCCACGGAACAACGGTGCCGACTAACGGTCGGCGGGGGCGACCCCAGGGACAGTGCCACAGAGAACGAACCGCCGCGGATGCGTCCGCGGCAAGGGTGAAAAGGTGCGGTAAGAGCGCACCGCGGGACCGGCAACGGGACCGGCATGGCAAACCCCACCGGGAGCAAAACCAAATAGGGGCGACGCGGGCTTCTCGCTTCGGCGGGGACCCAGTCCGTTCCGGACCAGTCGCCCGGGTCGGTTGCGCGAGGCGTCCGGCAACGGGCGTCCCAGATGAATGGCCGCCGCGTCGGGGGAAACCCCGGCCTTACAGAACCCGGCTTATAGGCCGACTGGCACTTCTCCCCACCCGCCCGCACCCCGGCCGAGCCCGCCGCAAGGCCGGCCGGCCCGGCCGTATGCGCCCGTGATCTCTCGATCTGACAGGCCGTCGCTTTAGATTGGACGTCTTCCCACTTTAAATCTGCCGGCCATTCACTTTAAATTAGCCGGCCGTCTGCTTAAGATCTGCCGCATGGGTACAGCGGTTTCTCCCTCTGGCGGCTATGTCCGGCGTCGCGTCGTCGCGCGCATCGAGACCGCCATGGCGGATACCCGCGTGGTCCTTCTGACGGGGCCGCGACAGGCTGGCAAGACGACCTTGCTCCGGCACCTGGCCGGGCCGGAGCGGACCTATCTGACCCTCGACGACATCGGCACCCTGGCGGCGGCCCGCGCCGATCCGGTCGGGTTCCTGCGCGGGCTCGATCGCGCCGCCATCGACGAAATCCAGCGCGCGCCCGACCTCATCCTGGCGATCAAGGAAGCCGTCGACCGCGATCCCGCACCGGGCCGCTTCCTGCTGACCGGATCGGCCAACCTCGCGACGGTGCCGGCCGTGGCGGACTCCCTGGCCGGACGCATGGCCGTGGTGCCGCTGTTGCCCTTCGCCCAGGCCGAACTGCGCGAGGCGCCGGGCCGCTTCCTCGACCTGATCTTCGCGGGAGAGACCGTCTGGTCGGCCGACGGCACGGTGACCGGCGACGCCCTCGTCGACTGCGTGCTGGCCGGCGGCTATCCCGAGGCGGTCCGACGGCGCTCGCCGGACCGCCGCCGGGTCTGGCTGGAGGATTATGTCGCTCTCATCCTCGACCGCGACGTGCGCGACATCGCCCGGATCGATCAGCTCGAACGGCTGCCGCGTCTTCTCGCCGTGCTCGCCGAGCATGCCGGCCAACTCGTCAATCATGCGAGCTACGGCGCCGCGCTCGGGCTGTCATCCGTCACGGCGCAGAAATATGTCGGCATCCTGGAGCGGCTGTTCCTGGTCCGCAGCCTCGTGCCCTGGTCGTCGAACCGGCTGTCGCGCCTGGTCAAGTCGCCGAAACTGCACTTCCTCGACAGCGGCCTGCTTGCGGCCCTGCGTGGGCTCGATGCCGACCTGATCGCAGCCAACCGGACCGTCTTCGGGGCCGTGCTGGAAAGCTTCGTCTTTTCCGAAATCCTGAAGCTCGCCGCCTGGTCGGACCGCCGCCTGAGCTTTTCGCATTTCAGGACCCGGGACGGGGACGAAGTCGATCTCGTCATCGAGGACCGCCGTGGGCGGCTGATCGGTATCGAGGTCAAGGCGTCGGCAACCGTGCGAGACGACGATTTCAAGGGTCTGCGCAAGTTGCAGGAGGCGGCCGGCGACCGGTTCCTGCGCGGGCTGGTGCTGTTCGACCATGACCGGGTCATCCCCTTCGGCGAAAGGCTGACCGCGGTGCCGATTTCCAGCCTCTGGACCTGGTAGCGCGAGGCTACTCGACGGTTGCCGCAGCGGAGGGCCGGGGGCGCGAGCCGACGCCACATTTCTTGCCGGATTCCTAATCGGATCAATCGCTTTGAACATTCCGCGTGGACGGAATGTTAACCTTGATCGGGCGTCAATAGGAGCTGTGCGTATCGGCTGATTCCATTGACCCCCATGCCATCCCATGCTATCCCAAATCATCCCGTTCGCGAGTTGCAGGGCAGCCCGTCGAACCCGCCGAGGTCGTTCGCGGCCAGGCGGGTCGCTGCGGATCGTTGTCCGACGGCGGCTTCGCGATCTGCGGGCAGGGCCGAAGGGCTGAGCCGCCCTTCGGCATTTCGAAGCTGGGGCTGTGTCATGGGGCAGGGCCTCCAGGGTGGGCGGTGCGGGTCAGGGCATGGAGCGGTTTCTCGGCCGGCACCCGAAGAAGATCGACGCGAAGGGTCGCGTTTCGATCCCGGCGCCGTTCCGCGCCGTGCTGGGCCGCGACGGCTTCGAGGGGCTCTTTTGCGTGCGGGCCTTGTGGGAGCCGGCCGTGGAGGCCGGCGGCAACGCGCTGATCGCGCAGATCGATGCCGCGGTCTCCGGCTACGACGGCTTCTCGCCCGAGCATCTGCACCTCGCCGCCACCCTGATGGGGGCGGGCGATACGCTGTCGATCGACGGGGAGGGGCGCATCGTGGTGCCGGACTGGATCCGCGAGGCCGCCGGCATCACGGACGAGATCGTCTTCGTCGGGCTCGGCCAGAAATTCCAGTTCTGGGCCCCGGAAGCCTTCAAGGCCTTCGAGGCCAAGGCGCGGGCCGCGGCGGCGGAGCTTCTGGCGCGCGGACGGGAGGCGCGGGTATGAGCGGCTCCCGCAATGACATCACCGAAACCGCGGTCTCGGCTCAGGCGGATGCCGGTCCCTTCGCGCCCGATCCGCGCCACCGCCCGGTCATGCTCGCCGAAGTGATGGCGCATTTGGCGCCGCGTCCGGGCGAGGTCCATCTCGACGGCACCTTCGGCGCCGGAGGCTATACGCGCGCCATCCTGGGCTCGGGGGCTTCCGTCATCGCCGTCGACCGCGATCCGAGCGCGATCCGCGCCGGCCGCGCCCTGGCGGAGGCCGCCGAGGGACGGCTGACGCTGGTCGAGGGGCGGTTCGGCGATCTCGATGCCCATGTCCGGGCAACCGGTCGCGACACCGTCGACGGCGTCGTGCTCGATATCGGCGTCTCCTCGATGCAGTTCGACGAGGCCGAGCGCGGCTTCTCGTTCCGCTTCGACGGGCCGCTCGACATGCGCATGGGCGGCGAGGGGCCGAGCGCGGCCGACATCGTCAACGGCGCCGAAGAGAACGAGATCGCCCGCATCCTCTGGGTCTATGGCGAAGAGCGCAAATCCGGGCCGATCGCGCGCGCGATCGTCCGCCGCCGTGCCGAACGGCCGTTCGAGCGCACGCGCGAGCTCGCCGATCTGTGCGAGGCCGTGCTCGGGCGGGCCAAGAAGCCGCACGAGATCCATCCGGCGACACGCACCTTCCAGGCCCTGCGCATCCATGTGAACGGCGAACTTGACGAACTGGCGCGCGCGCTCGGCGCCGCCGAGGCGGTGCTGGCCGAAGGCGGGCGGCTGGTGGTGGTCTCGTTCCACTCGCTCGAGGACCGCATCGTCAAGCGCTTCCTCGCCGACCGCAGCCGCGAGCGGGCCGGCGGCTCGCGCCATGCGCCGGAGACGGCCGTGCCGGAGCCGACCTTCGTGCTCGTCGCCAAGGGGGCGGTCGAGCCGGGCGAGGCCGAGACGGCGGTCAATCCGCGGGCGCGCTCGGCCAAGCTCCGGGCCGCGCGGCGCACTGCCGCGCCGGCCCGCGCCATCGACGCAGAAGCACTCGGCGTGCCGGATCCGGCGCCGCGACGGGGGAGGGCACGCGCATGATGCGGACGGTCAACATCATCCTGATCGGCGGCATGATGGCCGGCGCCGGCGTGGTCTACTTCCTAAAATACGAGGCCGAGCACGCCACCACGCGCGTCGCCCAGCTGAGCCGGCAGATCCAGCAGGAGCGCGAGGCGATCGCGACGCTCCGGGCCGAATGGAGCCTCCTGAACCAGCCCAAGCGGCTGCAGGAGATGGCCGACCGCTATCACACCTATCTGGAGCTGGAGCCGCTCGACCCGAACCAGGTCGCGACCCTCGACGACATCCCGTTCCGACAGGTCATGCCCGACGGCGGCACGGCCGGCGGCAAGGGCCCGGAGCGCCTCTTCGCCGGGGTCAAGCCGATCGAGCATACCGGCACCATCAAGAAGTCGACCGATCGGGTCGGCAAGGCCGACAAGCCCGAACCGAAGGGGGTCGATCCGAAGCCGAACGATCTCCTGAACACCATCATCCGATAGGCGGGAGTGACGACCGTGAGCACCACGATGGACGCATTCCCCGCCGACACTTTCCGCGACCCGGCCCAGGAGGCGACCCACGCACCGGCCCAGGCGCCCGCCCGTGGCAAGGCCCGGCGCTCGGCTACCGCGGCCGGACGGACGCGCGTCAAGGTGGCGATGCTCGGCTTCGTGGCGATCTACGGCGCCATCGCCGGCAAGCTGGTCTATCTCGGCCTGAAGGGGCCTGAGCACAGCAACACCCTCGGCGCCGCCATCGTGCAGTCCTCGCCGCGCCCGGATCTGCTCGACCGCAACGGCGAAGTTCTGGCGACCGACATCAAGACCTCCTCGCTGTTCGCCGAGCCGCGCCGGATCATCGACGTGGACGAGGCGATCGAAGCCCTGTCGAGCGTGCTGCCGGACATGCGCGAGCCGTCTGTGCGCCACAAGCTGAAGAGCGGCGCCGGCTTCGTCTGGCTGAAGCGCGAGATCACCCCTGAGCAGCGCTTCCGCATCCACCGGCTCGGCATTCCCGGCATCGGCTTCCTGGACGAGAATAAGCGCTTCTATCCGGGCGGCGGCATGGCCAGCCACGTCGTCGGTCACGTCAATGTCGACAACCAGGGCATTGCCGGCATCGAGAAGTATATCGACGACGAGATGAACCTGAACGAGTTGCACAAGCTCGGCATCGTTCACGATCGCGGCCTGAAGCCGCGCAAGCTGTCGCTCGATCTGCGCGTCCAGCATGTGGTGCGCGACGAGATCGCAGCTGCCAAGGAGCGCTTTCATGCGGTGGCCGCGGTCGGCATCGTGCTCGACGTGCATACCGGCGAAGTGATCGCGATGTCGTCGCTGCCCGACTACGACCCGAACAATCCGTCCGAGGCGCTGGAGAAGGACCGGATGAACCGGGCCACCGCCGGCGTCTTCGAGATGGGCTCGGTATTCAAGACCTTCAACTCGGCGATGGCGCTCGATTCCGGCCGGGTCAGCCTCAACGACAGCTTCGACGCGCGCGGCGGCCTCGCCTTCGGCGGCCAGCGCATCTCCGACTTCCACGGCAAGAATCGCATCCTGAGCGTGCCGGAGATCTTCATCTATTCGTCGAATATCGGCTCCGCCCGGATGGCCCTGAAGGTCGGTCCGCAAGGTCAGTACGACTTCTTCACCAAGATCGGCTTCCACTCGAAGCTGAAAACGGAACTGCCCGAGGTGGCGATGCCGCTGTGGCCGAAGCGCCTTTCGGAAGTGTCCTCGGCGACCCAGTCCTTCGGCCACGGCATTTCCGTCTCGCCGATGCACACCGCTGCCGCAACCATCCCGCTGATGAACGGCGGCAAGATGATCCCGCCGACCTTCTTCGTCCGCACTCGCGCCGAGGCCGATGCCATGGCGGTGCAGGTGGTCAAGCCCGAGACCAGCGAGAAGATGAAATATCTCTTCAAGCTCAACGGCCAGATCGGTTCCGGCACACGCGCCGACGTGGCCGGCTACCGGGTCGGCGGCAAGACCGGCACGGCCGAAAAGATCGAGAACGGCCGCTATGTCGCGAACAAGCGATTCAATTCCTATCTGGCTGCCTTCCCGATCGACGATCCGCAATATGTCGTGCTGGTGACCATCGACGAACCGAAGGCGGAGAAGGACGTCGGTGCGGCGACCGCGGGACTGAACGCCGCCCCGACGGTGGCGGCGATCGTCAAGCGCATCGCGCCGATGCTCAACGTGCCGCCGCGCTTCGATCTGGCCCCGGCGACGCTCGCCTCCAATTGACCGTTTCGTTGCGTTCCGCTACCCGCGGGTTCGAGTTTTCGACCGAAGGATCGGGACGATCATGCGCCTCGACGCACTCCTCGACGAATTGACGCCGGGCCTGCCGGATGGCCTCGGCGGCGTGGAGGTGGCTGCGGTCACGTCCGACAGCCGCAAGGTCGTTCCCGGCGGCCTGTTCGTGGCGCTCGCCGGTGCCAAGGCGGACGGCGCCCGCTTCGCCGGTGATGCGGTGGCTCGCGGTGCCGTTGCGGTCTTGGCCGCGGATGGTGCCGGCCTGGGCGGCCTTCCGGTTCCGGTGAT contains the following coding sequences:
- a CDS encoding ATP-binding protein, which codes for MGTAVSPSGGYVRRRVVARIETAMADTRVVLLTGPRQAGKTTLLRHLAGPERTYLTLDDIGTLAAARADPVGFLRGLDRAAIDEIQRAPDLILAIKEAVDRDPAPGRFLLTGSANLATVPAVADSLAGRMAVVPLLPFAQAELREAPGRFLDLIFAGETVWSADGTVTGDALVDCVLAGGYPEAVRRRSPDRRRVWLEDYVALILDRDVRDIARIDQLERLPRLLAVLAEHAGQLVNHASYGAALGLSSVTAQKYVGILERLFLVRSLVPWSSNRLSRLVKSPKLHFLDSGLLAALRGLDADLIAANRTVFGAVLESFVFSEILKLAAWSDRRLSFSHFRTRDGDEVDLVIEDRRGRLIGIEVKASATVRDDDFKGLRKLQEAAGDRFLRGLVLFDHDRVIPFGERLTAVPISSLWTW
- a CDS encoding division/cell wall cluster transcriptional repressor MraZ is translated as MERFLGRHPKKIDAKGRVSIPAPFRAVLGRDGFEGLFCVRALWEPAVEAGGNALIAQIDAAVSGYDGFSPEHLHLAATLMGAGDTLSIDGEGRIVVPDWIREAAGITDEIVFVGLGQKFQFWAPEAFKAFEAKARAAAAELLARGREARV
- the rsmH gene encoding 16S rRNA (cytosine(1402)-N(4))-methyltransferase RsmH is translated as MSGSRNDITETAVSAQADAGPFAPDPRHRPVMLAEVMAHLAPRPGEVHLDGTFGAGGYTRAILGSGASVIAVDRDPSAIRAGRALAEAAEGRLTLVEGRFGDLDAHVRATGRDTVDGVVLDIGVSSMQFDEAERGFSFRFDGPLDMRMGGEGPSAADIVNGAEENEIARILWVYGEERKSGPIARAIVRRRAERPFERTRELADLCEAVLGRAKKPHEIHPATRTFQALRIHVNGELDELARALGAAEAVLAEGGRLVVVSFHSLEDRIVKRFLADRSRERAGGSRHAPETAVPEPTFVLVAKGAVEPGEAETAVNPRARSAKLRAARRTAAPARAIDAEALGVPDPAPRRGRARA
- the ftsL gene encoding cell division protein FtsL, whose translation is MMRTVNIILIGGMMAGAGVVYFLKYEAEHATTRVAQLSRQIQQEREAIATLRAEWSLLNQPKRLQEMADRYHTYLELEPLDPNQVATLDDIPFRQVMPDGGTAGGKGPERLFAGVKPIEHTGTIKKSTDRVGKADKPEPKGVDPKPNDLLNTIIR
- a CDS encoding peptidoglycan D,D-transpeptidase FtsI family protein; translation: MSTTMDAFPADTFRDPAQEATHAPAQAPARGKARRSATAAGRTRVKVAMLGFVAIYGAIAGKLVYLGLKGPEHSNTLGAAIVQSSPRPDLLDRNGEVLATDIKTSSLFAEPRRIIDVDEAIEALSSVLPDMREPSVRHKLKSGAGFVWLKREITPEQRFRIHRLGIPGIGFLDENKRFYPGGGMASHVVGHVNVDNQGIAGIEKYIDDEMNLNELHKLGIVHDRGLKPRKLSLDLRVQHVVRDEIAAAKERFHAVAAVGIVLDVHTGEVIAMSSLPDYDPNNPSEALEKDRMNRATAGVFEMGSVFKTFNSAMALDSGRVSLNDSFDARGGLAFGGQRISDFHGKNRILSVPEIFIYSSNIGSARMALKVGPQGQYDFFTKIGFHSKLKTELPEVAMPLWPKRLSEVSSATQSFGHGISVSPMHTAAATIPLMNGGKMIPPTFFVRTRAEADAMAVQVVKPETSEKMKYLFKLNGQIGSGTRADVAGYRVGGKTGTAEKIENGRYVANKRFNSYLAAFPIDDPQYVVLVTIDEPKAEKDVGAATAGLNAAPTVAAIVKRIAPMLNVPPRFDLAPATLASN